In uncultured Fusobacterium sp., the genomic stretch CCTTTATGGACTCTAAAGGTATCCCAACTATTGCTTATTGCCCATTGGCACAAGGTGGAAGATTAAAAGATAAGTTACTTAAATCTATGTCAGTAAAAAAAATAGCAGAAAAATATGATATTACTCCTATTCAAGTTTTATTGTCTTTTGTATTAACTCAAGACAATATTATAGCAATACCTAAAGCCTCTAAAGTAGAGCATATGAAGGAAAATATAGGGTGTCTTAATATTAAATTAGATATTGAAGATTTAACTCTTCTTAATAGAGAATTTCCAAAACCTACTAGAAAGCTTCCTTTAGATATTGAATAGTATGTAATTTATTTTACATAGATTTATCTTATATGAAAGGAGGGAAAAATATGGAATTTAAAAAATTTGGTAACTATTATGTTGTAAGAATTGATAAAGGAGAAGAAGTTTTAACGACGCTTGCTAAATTTTGTAAGGATGAACAAATAAAAGTTGGACAAATTACTGGACTTGGAGCTACTGATAAAATAACAATTGGTTTGTTCAATCCTGATGAAAAAGTTTACAAAAAAAACGAATTTACTGGCCCTATGGAAATTACTTCACTAGTTGGAAATATTTCTTCTAAGAATGATGAAGTTTATCTTCATTGCCACATCAATGTTTGTGATAAAAGAATGAATGTTCTCGGTGGTCATTTAAATGAGTGTTATATTTCTTTAACAGGAGAATTTATTATTACAGCAATAGATGGAAAAATTGAAAGAGAATTTGATGATTCAATTGGACTAAATTTATTTAAAATTAATTAATAATTATTAAAGAATTAATTCCTACTTCAAATATTAAAAAGCATGGGGAAAAGATTAATATAATTTATTAAATTTCTTTTCCCTATATTATTTTTATTTTAAAACACTAAATCTTTTATCATTTTTTAATCTAACCTCTGGTTCTCTAGGTAATGAAAAATTAGGAATAAATCTATCTAATCCTGTTAAAGTTAAAAACAGCATACTTACAACTGCTATATAAGCAATAAAATTATACTTTATTATATCCATAGCTGTAAACTTATATAGTGGATATACAGTAGCAGCTATTCCGATATAAAATCCTATGTATACATGCCAAGGAATAAGTTGTGAACCAAATACCCCCATAGCATCACTAAATGTGGCATTTCTTAATTTTAATCTTTCAATATCTTCTACTTTTCCCTCAACATTTTTTTCTACTAAATTTCTTATTATTGGACCTACAGTTACAATTTG encodes the following:
- a CDS encoding PPC domain-containing DNA-binding protein, whose protein sequence is MEFKKFGNYYVVRIDKGEEVLTTLAKFCKDEQIKVGQITGLGATDKITIGLFNPDEKVYKKNEFTGPMEITSLVGNISSKNDEVYLHCHINVCDKRMNVLGGHLNECYISLTGEFIITAIDGKIEREFDDSIGLNLFKIN